CGCCGCTTCGCTCGTCGTAGTCGATGAGCCCGATCCGATGGAGGACTGGCAGGTGCTCCTCTTCGAGCTGCGTTCGGATCGTCGAGGGTGACGTATCTGTTGCGTCGACCGTGCTCGTCTCCCCATGCTCCGATATTGCCGAGGCTAGCGCCGTGACGTCAGCGGCCGTCTGGTCACCGCTCGCGAAGTAGTGACAGACGGCACGGCGCCGCCAATCAGCCAAAACCTCGAACACGTCGTCTACATCCGCCGTAGACAGCGTTCTGTCCGACGGTGTCATCCCACACCACTGGTCACTCTGAGACCCTCCATTCCTTTGGTTACTCATTTACGCGCATTAAATTAATGGCCCCCAATATTATTAACTCTGTACCTAGACGGCTAGGTACCCGTCGAACACGCTGGCTGTAATTGCCAACAGCGTCACCGGCGCGTATCACTGCATATCGAACACAGCGTCGATGAGATTCCGCTGCGCTCGCCGGAGATGCTGATGGAGCGTCGGTGATGCGATACTGAGCCTCTCTGCCAGTTGCTCGGCGTTCGTATCTCGGGGCCAGGCGTAGTAGCCCGTCAGGAAGGCCGTGCGGAGGACTTCCTTCTGGCGGTCAGTCAGGTGGTTGCGTGGGTCCGTTTCGGTGTCAAGTATGTCGTCTGTCCGGTCGCACTCCTGCTTTGCCGTCAGCGTGCTGTCAGGCACCCGGTCGGAGACTGCGTCCCGTATCGCCCGGGAGTCGGCATCCGGCGGGGCCTCGACAGTAATAGAGAGCGCCCCGTCGTCGGCAACCACAGTCCGGCAGCGGGCACCGACATCGAGAAGCAGCGATTGGACGGTTTCTGTAACCTGCAACTCGATAATGCCGCTGGAATCGTCTGCACGGACGACCCGCGAACCGAGAATCTCCGTCTGAGAACAGAGATGCGCAGAGACTGCATCGGGCGGCCCTTCGTCGACGGAGACATAGAGGAGATGCGTCGGCTCGGTATCGACAGATTCGACGACCTCGATTCGGCATCCGTACGCATTCGCTGCCGAGACAAGGGGTATGTCGGAACATTCCGATTCGAATGTCAGTTCGAGCGTGGTATCGTCAGACAGGAGTTGCCTGTTCTGGACCGCGGCGAGCGTGTACCCGACCATCTTGCCGAGGACAGCGAAACTGTCAGCTATTCGGCCGCCGAACGCCGCTGGCTGGTCGGCGTACACGCAGAGAACGCCGTGGACGGTGTTTCCCTGAACCAGTGGAATCGCTGCGGCGGACTTGAACCCCTGTTCGCGAGCAGCGGCCCCACACTGCTTGAATTCGGACGGGTCGCCGCAGTCCTGTATCGTCTGGACCGCACCTGTCACGAGGGCTGTTGCACACAGCACTTGGTCGTTCCCGTCACTAACGATGAGGTCGTCGAGAACGTCACTATTGTCGCCGGCTACCGTTTTCGGCACGAGTCTATCGTCCGCGCCGGCTCGCTCACCGATCCACGCTAGCTCACAGAGGTCCGATTCGACAATGCGCTCACACACTGTCTCTGCAGTCTCGTGGCGAGTCGCGGCACCACCCAAAGCGTGAATGAGGTCCTGTATGAGCATGTTGACCCCGTTGAGTGTCGCCAGTTCGTCGCGCTGTCGTTCGATCGCATCCTGACGTTTCCGCTCTTCGGTGATGTCCTGATGGATCCCGACGGCCCTGATCGCCTCGCCGTCGTCGTTCCACTCGAACACCTTCCCGATGTCCCGGATCCATCGCCAGTCCCCGTCTTTTGTCCGCATCCGGAACTCGCTCTGATACAGATCGGTCTCCCCGGACTTCAGTTCCGCGAGCGCCTGTTCCACTCGGTTGAGGTCGTCTGGATGGACGAGGTCGGCCCACGTCTCGTAGTGTGGCTCCAGTTCGTTCGTGGTGTAGCCGAGCATCCCGGTCCAGCGCTCGTCGAAGGTGACATCGTTGGTTTTGGGGTTCCAGTCCCAGACGCCGAGTTCCGCGCCTTCGAGCGCGAGATTCAATCGCTCAGTCATCTCCTGATACTCCCGCTCGCGGTTACAGCGCTCCGTGATGTCCCGAGCGACGCCGATCAACCCGCTGTAGTTGCCGGCTTCGTCGTGAATCAGCGTATAGTTGATCGACACCTCCCGTTCGGTACCGTCTTTCCGATAGAACGTCAGATCGGCAGTCGTGCTCTCCTTCTCAGGCGTTTCGAGCAGCGTTTCCACAGTCGCCTGCCCCTTCGACAGTTCACCGGGGGCCAGCACTGTCGAGGCGTGTTCGCCACACAGTTCGTCCGGCTCGTACCCGAGGTTCGCCGCGAACGACTCGTTACAGAAGTCGATGACACCCCGTTCGTCGAGCGTGTAGAGGCCGTCCTGTGCCTGCTCGACGAGGAGATCCAGCAGCGCCGTGCGGGCATCACGCCGGGCGGTTTCGGTGATGTCTCGCAGTAGGACGAGCGTGAGTCCCCCTGCGGCGTCCGGTAGCTCGTGCCCGTGTCGAAGGAGGTACTGGTCGCGGTCGCTACCCGGAACCCGGACCGCAACCGGTTCGGTCGGGGCGTCCCGGAGTCGCTGTAGCTGTCGACGGCCGCCGGGCGTGTCGGGGAGTGCCGTCCGCATGGCGTCGTAAAAGCCCTCGACCCGGCGGGTATCGTCGAGGCGGTCAACGAACGTCGACACCGAGTCGCTCGACCAGTGTACCGTTCCGTCATCCGCCAGTAGGACAGCGATTTCGTTCGCTTCAGCGCGCGATTCGATTCCGGACAGCGCATCTCGGAGCGCGGACTCGGTCCGATCGGCCGACGCCGACACGACGCTGACAATCTTCTCCGCCAGAAACGTCGGCTGTCCGTCCCCCTGTTTCCTGACGACCGTCTCTGCATCGTCGAAGACAGTCGCAGCGCTGTCCGGGGCAGTGGCGTCGGTGTAGAGGACGACCGGGTAGCGGTCGTTCGACACCAGTGGGGCCGGGATATCGCCCAGTCCAGTCGGGTCGAGGACGAGACAGGAGACCGCTGTCGACGCGGCAGCTTCCAACGCGGCATCCGTCGTTGCCACGCTCGTCACCGTCATCTCGGCGCTGTGATCCGCCAGAACCTCGTGTATCTGCTCTCGTGCCGTCGCGTCGGAGTCGAGATACACGACTTCGATGTCTCGACTGGCAGCGCCGGTCTGTCTCGCTCCCGCAAACGCGACATCGTCGAGGCCATTCCCAATCATCGCCCTGGTATGCTGTTCAACCACTTTACTGAGGCATAATAACTGTTCGGCGGCCACAGCGGCTCCAGACAACGATCCGACACGTTCGCCGACACAGTGGCTACCCCATCGGGGATAACACACGGTTCCTGTCGTAGCCCATCGGACAGAGAACGCTCGGACCGATGACGCACCGTATTTAGCCACCACGTCCCCGTTAGCTGTCACCCGGGTAACGGGGCCGGTGACGCTTCGGCGTCAGTCGAGCACGAACAGCCGCTCCCGGAGGGTCTCGGCGACGTCAGTGAGATGAGCCTGTCCGAACGCCGCGACCAGCAACGCCCCGAGCGAATTGAACATCGTGTCCCGGACCGTGTCATCGAGGCCGTGTTGCGCCAGCGGCATCGTGACACCCGTTTCGGTGGCGACGATGTCGAGCGCGAACTCGAACAGTTCCCAGATCACGCCGAAGGACAGCACGACGACGAAGATGTACACGAAGAAGACGCGCTTGGGGATGTGAATCGAATCGTTGTGGAGGTCGATGGTCCGGGCCGTCGTGTACCCGAACGCGGCGATGAGCGAGGCTGACATCGCGTGGGTGAGGTGGTCCCACCAGCCGATCTGTCCGTAGAGCCCGGCCGACCCGAGGGTGTGCAGGAACACCGCGGTCGTGATCCAGAGGGCGAGCCACGGGTCCAGGGCCAGATTGTAGTTTCGCCGCATCACTGCGGGGAGAAACGTGACGAGCAGGCCGATACCGCCGTTCGTGATTGGCTTCGGTTGGCCGGCGACGATGCCGTAGCCGACCAGCCCGAGCAAGACGAGTTGCATCGCGCGGGTGATCCGCCGCTGGTTCCGCATCGACGGTCGGGGCAGCCTCATCGCCGCACCATCCGTCGGAGACCACGCCAGAGGCGGCGGTCCCGCCGTCTGAAGTAGCCATCGAACAACACACCCGCGGCGAGTCCGGCGAGGGTGACGTACAGCCACTCGGTCATCAGCGCCTCGTTGGTCGTGAGATACGACGTCCCGAGAAACCGGTCGGCGTTCCACCGGAACACCGTCCAGGCCGCCACGGCGGCGAGTGTCGTCAAGACGACGAGACAGACGGCGAACCAGTGTGTGACTTCCAGCTCGGTGAACATATGCAGTTCCACGATGACGAGTAGCGACAGCGCTGCCAGCGAGAGATACGTGGCAAAGGTTCCGACCGTCCCCCCGACGAGGCCGCGGACCAGGATCGGCAGGCAGGCGAGAAAGAGCAGTTCCCAGGGCAGCATGACGCGCCACTCGCGGAACGCCACCGGCGGCACGAGGACGACGAAGCCGACGACACCGACGAGCAGTATCCACTGGTAGTCGATATCGAGGACGCTTTCGACGAACACAGCCGTGAGAATCGCGACGAGCACCCACGCGATGATCGCGTTGGTTCGCCCGTCACGAAAGAGCTTCTCGAACGTGTCATCGAGGTCGATAGCCCCGAGACTGCTGTCGGGACGGCCGGCACCATCGCTCATTGCAGTGGACTGGGGTACGACGGAGAATAAACCCAGCGACGTGTTTATACCGGCTACGGCCCCTTGTACAGGTATATGATGCTGCCGACGCACGCGATAGCGGGGCTCGCAATCGCGACACCGCTGCTCGTCCTTGCGCCAGACCACGCCGCAGTAGCGCTCGCTGGCGGCCTCGTCGGTGGCGTTTTGCCCGACCTCGACCTGTACTCGGGCCATCGGCGTACGCTGCATTACCCAAGCGGGTACACGCTCGCGGCGCTCCCGACCGCCGGGTTCGCCGCTATCCTCCAGACACCGCTGCTCGTCGCGCTCACGTTCGTACTGCTGGGCGCTGCCCTCCACTGCCGGATGGACCGGTACGGCGGCGGCCTTGAACTCCGCCCGTGGGAAGGCACGTCCGAACGCGCCGTGTACGACCACGTCCGCGGGCAATGGCGGTCGCCCAAGCGATGGATACAGTACGACGGTGCACCGTCGGATGTGGGGCTGATGGTACTCGTGGGTTCGCCGCTGTTCGTCGTTCTAGACGGGCCGTTCCGGTGGGTCGTCGCCGCGGCCCTCGTCACCGGTGCGACGTACAGCCTCCTCCGGCGTCGACTGGCAACCCTGGCCCCGGTCGTGTTCGGCAACGTTCCCGAGTCGATCTCGGCCCACGTCCCGGACCGTTACCGGCAGTAGCGCTCGGCTACTGACCCGTTTCCGATATTTCTGTGACGCCGCCGTTATTTCCGCGCCGCTTTCCTCACTGCGGTCCCGCGACAGCGTCTTCAGCGACGCCGCGTAGCGTCAGCCATGTGTTGATTCCGGCCCGCAGTGCGACGAGATCACTCGCCTCGACCGTGAGTTCGACCCGCTGTCCGTCCCGGCTGAGGCGCGCCGTCGTCCGGTCCCCCTCGATGTCGTCGATTTCGGGACGGATGCTCCGCTCGATGGCGCGAGCCCGGTCGGCGTTGTCGTACTCCGCAGTCAGGTGGGTCCGATGTGGTGCAGTCATACTGTTCGAAATGGGAGCGTCGTCGTATCAGTCGCGGGACTGCCCCAGAAAAGCCGTTTGCAACGTGGCGCAGTCGGCCGTCGACCGTCAACGGCGTACCGACAGTCTCAGTTGACGTTGATCTCTTTGACGTCGGGTGACCGCTCCTTCAGCAGGACGCGGTGTCCGCAGTACGGGCAGCGAACGCCGCCGTACTCGTCCAGCGTCACGTCGCGCTTACAGCGTGAACACTTGTAGCTCATAGTTGAGAGATAGGAACGGGGGTCCTTTACTCCTCGTCTTCGGACAGTGCGGCCCGAATGGAGCGTCGGACGGTCTTGCCGCCAGGCGTCTCCGGCTTGTAGCTGCCGCCGGTGAACTTGTAGTCACAGTAGCTGCACTGCCAGATGCCCGTCCCCTGGCGGTCGACTCGGTCTTCGCCGCAGTTCGGACAGGCGTGGTCCTCGTTCATCTCCGATTCGATCTCCGCGACGCGGCGTCGAGACACGCGACCGTAGCGAGCGCCGAAACGGCCCGAGCTGCCGGTCTTTCCGCTCTTGCTAGCCATAGTGGTCTGTTGTCCGCCGAGCGGCCACATAAGGCCTTCGAGATGCGGCCCGGTCGACCGACGGCCACAGGGATTAACAGGCCCGGCCGGCAACGACCGACTGACATGGACGAGCTACTCGACGTCGTCGACCTCGTCGCGGACTCCGGGTTCGAGGGTATCGTCACATGGCTCGTGCGAATCGTCGGTCTCGTCGCGCTGCTGGGCGGGCTCGGGCTGTGGCTGTTCACCGAGATGGGACTGCTCGTCGTGCCGGCAGTGCTGATACTCGCCGGTATGGTCCTGCTCGTCGCGCCCAGCATTCTCCTGCTGACCGCGGAGCTAGCCTAGAGAACTCAAGAGGGAGGCGGGCAAACCGTCGGTCGATGGCAGCGTTCGACGGGCTTCGAAGTCGCCTCCAGCGGGTCGCACCGGCCACGAGCGGGCGGCTTACGGCCTCGGAGTTCTTGCTCTCGGGCGCAGCAGCCGGACTGCTCGGCTGGGGCGGCATCCAGGCGCTCACCTGGCTCGACCACGCCAACGGCCAGCTGCTCGCAACGGTGCTGTGGGTCGTCTTGATCGGCGGCTTCGTCGGCCTGACGGTCCTGCACGCACCGGACTCGGTCCGCTTCTCCGACGCGATGCTCGCCTGGGGAACGGTCAACACCACTGCGACGGCGCTGACGGTCGGCGGCCTCCTCAGTGTCGTCCCCGAACAACTGGCGTACTGGCACGCGTGGGTCGGCGCGACGGCCATCGGCTACTGCTGGACCGGCGGCGTTCTGAAAGGGGCGGGTCAGCCCGCGCGCGGACGCGGCTACCTCGGAGCGGGCGTCGTCGGCCTCTGTCTGCTGACTATCGGGGCCGTCGCGTTTCCGCTGGTCGCCCCGACCGGCTATCTGGCGCTCGCCGCGCTCCATGCAGGTCCGATGGTACTCGACGTGCGGACGGCGTTACCGGCTGTTCACCGGACTGGTGTCGTTGGAGCCGCGGTAGCCGCTGTGCTCGTTGTCGGCGTTGTCGTGGCGTGACAACCGGTCCCGGCGCGGGTGCTACTCCTGCAGTTCGGCTTCCTTGAGTGCCTCGTTCAGATCGGCCCGGACGTGTTCGCCCAGTTCGCGGTCGCCGGCCGTCGTGACAACGCGGTTCTCCTGGACGCTTGAGCCGTCGCGGATGAGCACCCGGACGTTGCCGTTGGCGTCGGCGCGGGTCGCCTTCGCCCGGACGCCCGTCGGCGAACTCGCGCCGCCAGCGTCGATGGGACCGGGGATGACCTTCTTGACGTGGGGGTGGCCGGCGACGGTCTGGATGACTCGCTGGCCCGACCGGCCGCCGATGAGCGTCGAGTGGCTCCCGCCGAGTTTCTCCGAGGGCGCGGCGTCGACCACTTCCAGCGCGGGCTCGCCCTGGCGGTCGATGACCCGCTGAACCGGATCGTCGCCCTCGACGCGGAAGAACTCGTAGTGCAGTTGCGGGCGGACGGCGGCGATGACGTCGCGGTCGCCCGTGACGTACACCTCCTCCGGTCGTTTCCGTCGCACCTCGTCCGCGACGAGGCCGGCGAAGTTGCGGAGCTCGACGACGACCGTTTCGTCGCTCCCCTCGCCCTCCGGCGTCGTCGTCACCGTCCGCTGGCCGACGACCGACCCGTCCAGCAGCGAGGTCACTGTCGCCCGCTCGCGGTCGAGTTCGAGGACGACGGCGTCCGTATTGGCAGTGTGACAGACCAGGCAGTAGTCGCCCGGTCGGTCGAGCGGCGTGGCACACTGCCGACAGTCCATAGCTGTGGCTACGGCTGCGCGCTGATAAGGAAGCCGGTTCGGTGGTTTTGCGACGTGTGGTCAGCCCTCGTCTTCGATGGTCGCACCGGGCGGATAGATAGCGGCGACGGTCGCATCGTAGCCCGCGTCGGTGAGGCCGGTCCCCAGCGCAAACACTGTCTCGCCGAGCATCGCCATCGCGGCGTCCCCGCCCGCTTCGGCCACGTC
The genomic region above belongs to Haloarcula hispanica ATCC 33960 and contains:
- a CDS encoding DUF7344 domain-containing protein, with translation MTPSDRTLSTADVDDVFEVLADWRRRAVCHYFASGDQTAADVTALASAISEHGETSTVDATDTSPSTIRTQLEEEHLPVLHRIGLIDYDERSGAVKYWGSPTVEKWANHAEAVTQRTDF
- a CDS encoding PAS domain S-box protein; this translates as MIGNGLDDVAFAGARQTGAASRDIEVVYLDSDATAREQIHEVLADHSAEMTVTSVATTDAALEAAASTAVSCLVLDPTGLGDIPAPLVSNDRYPVVLYTDATAPDSAATVFDDAETVVRKQGDGQPTFLAEKIVSVVSASADRTESALRDALSGIESRAEANEIAVLLADDGTVHWSSDSVSTFVDRLDDTRRVEGFYDAMRTALPDTPGGRRQLQRLRDAPTEPVAVRVPGSDRDQYLLRHGHELPDAAGGLTLVLLRDITETARRDARTALLDLLVEQAQDGLYTLDERGVIDFCNESFAANLGYEPDELCGEHASTVLAPGELSKGQATVETLLETPEKESTTADLTFYRKDGTEREVSINYTLIHDEAGNYSGLIGVARDITERCNREREYQEMTERLNLALEGAELGVWDWNPKTNDVTFDERWTGMLGYTTNELEPHYETWADLVHPDDLNRVEQALAELKSGETDLYQSEFRMRTKDGDWRWIRDIGKVFEWNDDGEAIRAVGIHQDITEERKRQDAIERQRDELATLNGVNMLIQDLIHALGGAATRHETAETVCERIVESDLCELAWIGERAGADDRLVPKTVAGDNSDVLDDLIVSDGNDQVLCATALVTGAVQTIQDCGDPSEFKQCGAAAREQGFKSAAAIPLVQGNTVHGVLCVYADQPAAFGGRIADSFAVLGKMVGYTLAAVQNRQLLSDDTTLELTFESECSDIPLVSAANAYGCRIEVVESVDTEPTHLLYVSVDEGPPDAVSAHLCSQTEILGSRVVRADDSSGIIELQVTETVQSLLLDVGARCRTVVADDGALSITVEAPPDADSRAIRDAVSDRVPDSTLTAKQECDRTDDILDTETDPRNHLTDRQKEVLRTAFLTGYYAWPRDTNAEQLAERLSIASPTLHQHLRRAQRNLIDAVFDMQ
- a CDS encoding metal-dependent hydrolase, with the translated sequence MMLPTHAIAGLAIATPLLVLAPDHAAVALAGGLVGGVLPDLDLYSGHRRTLHYPSGYTLAALPTAGFAAILQTPLLVALTFVLLGAALHCRMDRYGGGLELRPWEGTSERAVYDHVRGQWRSPKRWIQYDGAPSDVGLMVLVGSPLFVVLDGPFRWVVAAALVTGATYSLLRRRLATLAPVVFGNVPESISAHVPDRYRQ
- a CDS encoding KEOPS complex subunit Pcc1, with translation MTAPHRTHLTAEYDNADRARAIERSIRPEIDDIEGDRTTARLSRDGQRVELTVEASDLVALRAGINTWLTLRGVAEDAVAGPQ
- a CDS encoding DNA-directed RNA polymerase subunit P, translated to MSYKCSRCKRDVTLDEYGGVRCPYCGHRVLLKERSPDVKEINVN
- a CDS encoding 50S ribosomal protein L37ae, which produces MWPLGGQQTTMASKSGKTGSSGRFGARYGRVSRRRVAEIESEMNEDHACPNCGEDRVDRQGTGIWQCSYCDYKFTGGSYKPETPGGKTVRRSIRAALSEDEE
- a CDS encoding DUF2103 domain-containing protein, encoding MDCRQCATPLDRPGDYCLVCHTANTDAVVLELDRERATVTSLLDGSVVGQRTVTTTPEGEGSDETVVVELRNFAGLVADEVRRKRPEEVYVTGDRDVIAAVRPQLHYEFFRVEGDDPVQRVIDRQGEPALEVVDAAPSEKLGGSHSTLIGGRSGQRVIQTVAGHPHVKKVIPGPIDAGGASSPTGVRAKATRADANGNVRVLIRDGSSVQENRVVTTAGDRELGEHVRADLNEALKEAELQE